In Thunnus thynnus chromosome 11, fThuThy2.1, whole genome shotgun sequence, the following proteins share a genomic window:
- the zgc:101559 gene encoding ras-related protein Rab-33B-like isoform X1: MAIENKPGEVFDTVFSRNDSLELSSHHDCETAQARVFKIIVIGDSNVGKTCLTYRFCGGTFLKNPEATIGVDFRERTLELDGESIKLQIWDTAGQERFRKSMVEHYYRSAHAVIFVYDVTSLLSFESIPEWIEECSRHSVGPLVPRIMVGNKCDLKDRREVPTSAAQCLADSYNFPLFETSAKEPSEKEHVDAIFLTLAYRLKNHKPLRLKQPSESSIRYLWNQREQEAAVCQC; encoded by the exons ATGGCAATAGAAAACAAACCTGGTGAGGTATTTGACACAGTTTTCAGTCGAAATGACTCCTTAGAGCTGTCGTCGCATCACGACTGCGAGACTGCACAAGCTCGGGTTTTCAAGATAATCGTGATAGGAGATTCAAATGTGGGGAAGACGTGTTTAACTTACAGGTTCTGCGGTGGCACTTTCCTGAAGAACCCAGAGGCAACCATCGGGGTCGATTTCAGAGAGAGGACGCTGGAGCTCGATGGAGAGAGTATCAAG CTGCAGATCTGGGACACGGCAGGTCAGGAGCGTTTCAGGAAGAGCATGGTGGAGCACTATTACCGCAGCGCCCATGCTGTCATCTTTGTGTATGACGTGACCAGCCTCCTATCCTTCGAGAGCATCCCTGAATGGATTGAGGAGTGCAGCCGACACTCTGTGGGGCCCCTGGTGCCCCGCATCATGGTGGGGAACAAATGTGACCTGAAGGACCGCCGGGAAGTGCCCACGTCAGCTGCCCAGTGTCTAGCCGACAGCTACAATTTCCCACTGTTTGAGACTTCGGCCAAGGAACCTTCTGAGAAGGAACACGTCGACGCCATCTTCCTGACTTTGGCTTATAGACTGAAGAACCACAAACCTCTGAGACTGAAGCAGCCTAGTGAGAGCAGTATAAGGTATCTGTGGAACCAGAGAGAGCAAGAAGCAGCAGTTTGTCAGTGCTGA
- the zgc:101559 gene encoding ras-related protein Rab-33B-like isoform X2 yields MAIENKPGEVFDTVFSRNDSLELSSHHDCETAQARVFKIIVIGDSNVGKTCLTYRFCGGTFLKNPEATIGVDFRERTLELDGESIKIWDTAGQERFRKSMVEHYYRSAHAVIFVYDVTSLLSFESIPEWIEECSRHSVGPLVPRIMVGNKCDLKDRREVPTSAAQCLADSYNFPLFETSAKEPSEKEHVDAIFLTLAYRLKNHKPLRLKQPSESSIRYLWNQREQEAAVCQC; encoded by the exons ATGGCAATAGAAAACAAACCTGGTGAGGTATTTGACACAGTTTTCAGTCGAAATGACTCCTTAGAGCTGTCGTCGCATCACGACTGCGAGACTGCACAAGCTCGGGTTTTCAAGATAATCGTGATAGGAGATTCAAATGTGGGGAAGACGTGTTTAACTTACAGGTTCTGCGGTGGCACTTTCCTGAAGAACCCAGAGGCAACCATCGGGGTCGATTTCAGAGAGAGGACGCTGGAGCTCGATGGAGAGAGTATCAAG ATCTGGGACACGGCAGGTCAGGAGCGTTTCAGGAAGAGCATGGTGGAGCACTATTACCGCAGCGCCCATGCTGTCATCTTTGTGTATGACGTGACCAGCCTCCTATCCTTCGAGAGCATCCCTGAATGGATTGAGGAGTGCAGCCGACACTCTGTGGGGCCCCTGGTGCCCCGCATCATGGTGGGGAACAAATGTGACCTGAAGGACCGCCGGGAAGTGCCCACGTCAGCTGCCCAGTGTCTAGCCGACAGCTACAATTTCCCACTGTTTGAGACTTCGGCCAAGGAACCTTCTGAGAAGGAACACGTCGACGCCATCTTCCTGACTTTGGCTTATAGACTGAAGAACCACAAACCTCTGAGACTGAAGCAGCCTAGTGAGAGCAGTATAAGGTATCTGTGGAACCAGAGAGAGCAAGAAGCAGCAGTTTGTCAGTGCTGA
- the kbtbd7 gene encoding kelch repeat and BTB domain-containing protein 7 has protein sequence MASALSCFSGPEVLEDVNHAPGLMRELKLLYDCRLLGDVTIGVESEEESLEPGGESARGDIDRLFLCSRNVLAAASPYFKSMFTGGLNESMQERVVIRGVDAESMSVIIDYCYTGRVTITESNVQRLYAAANMLQLEYIRKACSSFMTRRLDLSNCVGILKFADTYDNPELKENAQAFIARNFSQLCNGGELCELDLMQLKELLSLDTLDVDCERKVCSAALQWIEANALQKKDSEDALQALKCVRWNLFTEKDKCYLEGLMARPLIEKYLESFFNRSAEDGCGMSAAVDVPKHRIGVSAKEMILFFGLPNDNIMCCDPYSEDLYFMAPPLEDLSSQDYKRSTMESLIACATPENNLYLASHLSKHFWLYNPVLNSWQELAERPLGRIHSGMGYLNGHVYLLGGRNPVTDTRLKEVECYSVQRNQWTFVAPLPHSLGKMQVVALNDHLYVVNKRRMLCYDPKRNRWRHCGSLRRDKLHKACVFQDQIICVCDIPVVKAYSPTRGEWRRLGDIPIDSRALNYQVIQHNNKLLLLTQTLLQHNKNRVLIHEYDPARDTWKNVMAVYVSTLGPVCVSTRVYPACLGSAHSFSTEEDDDSGSSADWDFDGLTDADSDSGSSSSFSDENW, from the coding sequence ATGGCTTCGGCGCTGAGTTGCTTCAGTGGTCCCGAGGTGCTGGAGGACGTGAATCACGCCCCGGGTTTGATGAGGGAATTGAAATTACTGTACGACTGTCGGCTCCTCGGGGACGTTACCATCGGGGTGGAGAGCGAAGAGGAGTCGCTGGAGCCCGGAGGAGAGTCCGCTAGAGGTGACATTGACCGACTGTTCCTGTGCAGCCGCAACGTCCTCGCCGCCGCCAGCCCTTACTTCAAAAGCATGTTCACCGGGGGGCTGAATGAGAGCATGCAAGAGAGAGTGGTCATCCGCGGGGTGGACGCTGAGTCCATGTCGGTCATCATCGACTATTGTTACACAGGCAGGGTGACCATCACGGAGAGCAATGTGCAAAGGCTGTACGCGGCTGCCAATATGCTGCAGCTGGAGTACATCAGGAAAGCCTGCTCCAGTTTCATGACAAGGAGGCTGGATCTCTCCAACTGTGTGGGTATTTTGAAATTTGCTGACACGTATGACAACCCTGAGCTTAAGGAGAATGCACAAGCCTTCATAGCCAGGAACTTCAGCCAGCTGTGTAATGGAGGGGAGCTTTGTGAGCTGGACTTGATGCAGTTAAAGGAGTTGCTGTCTCTGGACACTTTGGATGTGGACTGTGAGAGAAAGGTGTGCTCCGCTGCTTTACAGTGGATAGAAGCAAATGCACTGCAGAAAAAGGACTCGGAGGATGCATTGCAGGCACTGAAGTGTGTGCGGTGGAACTTGTTTACTGAGAAGGACAAGTGTTACCTGGAGGGTCTCATGGCCAGGCCTCTAATTGAGAAATACCTTGAGTCTTTCTTCAACAGGTCTGCAGAGGACGGCTGTGGCATGTCCGCAGCTGTGGACGTACCAAAACACAGAATAGGAGTGAGCGCAAAAGAAATGATTCTCTTCTTTGGCCTACCTAATGACAACATAATGTGCTGTGACCCTTATTCAGAGGATTTGTATTTCATGGCTCCCCCCCTCGAAGATCTCAGCAGTCAGGACTACAAGCGCTCCACCATGGAGTCCTTAATCGCCTGTGCCACCCCTGAAAACAACCTGTACCTAGCCTCCCACCTTTCAAAACATTTCTGGCTATATAACCCTGTGCTCAACAGCTGGCAGGAGTTGGCAGAGAGGCCGCTGGGGAGGATACACTCTGGGATGGGTTACCTCAATGGCCATGTGTATCTCCTGGGAGGAAGGAACCCAGTGACGGACACAAGACTAAAGGAGGTCGAGTGTTACAGCGTCCAGAGGAACCAGTGGACATTTGTGGCTCCTCTGCCTCATTCTTTAGGTAAAATGCAGGTGGTGGCGTTGAATGACCACCTGTATGTGGTGAACAAAAGAAGAATGCTTTGCTATGATCCTAAGAGGAACCGCTGGCGTCACTGTGGCTCACTGAGACGAGACAAGCTTCACAAGGCCTGCGTGTTTCAGGACCagatcatctgtgtgtgtgacatccCTGTGGTGAAAGCCTACAGTCCCACCAGGGGGGAATGGAGAAGGTTGGGTGACATTCCTATCGATAGCCGTGCCCTAAATTACCAGGTgattcaacacaacaacaagttGCTCCTCCTCACCCAGACTCTACTGCAGCACAACAAGAACAGGGTCCTCATCCACGAATACGACCCAGCCAGGGACACCTGGAAGAATGTCATGGCAGTGTATGTGTCCACCCTGGGACCAGTGTGTGTTTCGACACGTGTGTACCCAGCGTGTCTCGGCTCTGCTCACAGCTTCTCTACAGAGGAAGACGATGACAGTGGGTCCAGTGCAGACTGGGACTTTGACGGACTGACAGACGCAGACTCTGACTCTGGCAGCTCTAGCTCATTCTCAGATGAGAACTGGTAG
- the wu:fc50b12 gene encoding p53-induced death domain-containing protein 1, producing MPNKAQEDAVINLKTLQEISRQLGFEWTVLAYELGFNRTEIGRFHTKSTEKSVQAKTMLENWYERSWDKPNKTKLLQDGLERAGRRDLAERLRCLHWGHQKLSRRVELPSAFPFLITVHKTIHNQDGLRRINELNRRY from the exons ATGCCCAACAAAGCCCAAGAG GATGCTGTAATCAACCTGAAGACACTGCAGGAGATTTCTAGGCAGCTTGGTTTTGAGTGGACAGTCCTAGCATATGAGCTTGGCTTCAACAGAACTGAGATAGGACGCTTCCACACCAAATCCACTGAAAAGAGTGTCCAGGCCAAGACCATGTTGGAAaactg GTATGAGAGGTCATGGGACAAGCCCAATAAGACCAAGCTGCTGCAAGATGGACTGGAGCGAGCAGGCAGGCGGGACCTGGCTGAGAGGCTGCGCTGCCTCCACTGGGGCCACCAGAAGCTGAGCCGCAGGGTGGAGCTGCCTTCTGCCTTCCCCTTCCTCATCACAGTCCACAAGACCATCCACAACCAAGACGGGCTTCGCAGGATCAATGAACTCAACCGTAGATACTAG
- the slain1a gene encoding SLAIN motif-containing protein 1a: MEAEVLNPQMMADVNGNNKITNAELEVLKLQELVRKLERQNEQLRTRANAVNNCSIGPHPQTSLSCLHGGTACPSDSFSSKYSILSPTQSHPCAPGLRGSTEEPFAYFQASSVSPDAAAEDSGAAGPATVLDEVDILDLNTVLPVGEPESWLYVSPKAKLQGERILSPLQWCRQVLDHPGPEVELAKMTLCHRLDQAKRWRGLSSVRPYSCIEGLNTLSCPVLPYTKPAALTESPAPLPSSGQSFLQPTLPLRASCSLSDRAPTFLSNSTLHNLGRRHAAISPQSSVDSEVGVSELEDDSISMGYKLQDMTDVEVMARLQEESLRQDYASTSTTASRRSSSFSIHSLRRSEMDLEEEDEEDEGYDQLPPPQPRLFRTGSMQRGSLPHSHTFSSIRDCRRSSITPQYSLSGLSQYSGNSSLTTETHTAYRNSTDKLRRSMPNLIRAPSMPSVPSIPCLVSPVNPPSHGPSSLPTMSSLRSSQSFDSSNGLARLQSSIPPPGQLSQRVQSVGNFPTIPRHPLKATAYVSPTVLQGPTSTSLSTSASLHSIPSSAALPQPLKPSSSLVPQPLKANTNQSAVPRSSLPRPASFVGLSGASRPSKITQPTRSLLTPPKSLASLSALRDGSWKDGCY, from the exons ATGGAAGCAGAGGTGTTGAACCCCCAGATGATGGCAGACGTCAATGGCAACAATAAAATCACCAACGCGGAGCTGGAGGTGTTAAAGCTTCAGGAATTGGTCCGAAAATTGGAGAGGCAAAACGAACAATTGCGGACTCGAGCGAACGCTGTAAACAATTGCTCCATCGGCCCTCATCCCCAGACCTCGTTGTCGTGTCTGCATGGGGGTACAGCTTGTCCGAGTGACAGTTTCTCCagcaaatacagtattttgagTCCAACTCAGTCGCATCCGTGTGCCCCTGGACTCCGGGGATCAACGGAGGAGCCTTTCGCCTATTTCCAGGCGAGCTCGGTGTCTCCTGATGCCGCCGCGGAGGACAGCGGCGCCGCTGGACCCGCGACTGTTCTGGATGAGGTTGATATTTTGGACCTCAACACCGTGCTCCCTGTCGGAGAGCCTGAGAGCTG GCTGTATGTGAGTCCCAAAGCCAAGCTGCAGGGTGAGCGTATCCTCAGCCCTCTCCAGTGGTGCAGGCAGGTACTGGACCACCCGGGGCCTGAGGTGGAGCTGGCTAAGATGACTCTCTGTCACAGACTGGACCAAG CTAAGCGGTGGAGAGGACTGTCCTCCGTCCGTCCATACAGCTGCATAGAGGGATTAAACACCCTCAGCTGCCCTGTCCTGCCTTACACTAAACCTGCTGCACTAACTGAGTCCCCAG CTCCATTGCCATCATCTGGTCAGTCTTTCCTCCAGCCGACCCTTCCACTCAGGGCCAGCTGCAGCCTCAGTGACAGAGCACCCACCTTCCTATCAAACTCAACTCTCCACA ACCTTGGTCGCCGGCATGCTGCAATTAGCCCGCAGTCTTCCGTGGACAGTGAGGTGGGTGTTTCAGAACTGGAGGATGACTCTATCTCTATGGGATACAAACTGCAGGACATGACAGATGTGGAGGTCATGGCTCGACTTCAGGAGGAGA GTCTCCGACAGGACTACGCCTCTACCTCTACCACAGCCAGTCGCCGCAGCTCCAGCTTCTCCATACACTCCCTCAGGCGCAGTGAGATGGATCtcgaggaggaggacgaggaagaTGAGGGGTACGACCAGCTCCCTCCTCCCCAGCCTCGACTTTTCCGTACAGGGTCTATGCAGCGGGGCAGCCTGCCCCACTCTCACACCTTCTCCAGTATCAGAGACTGCAGACGCAGCTCAATCACCCCACAGTATTCACTCAGTGGACTCTCTCAGTACTCTGGGAACTCCAGCCTgaccacagaaacacacacagcatacagGAATAGCACAG ACAAGCTACGGAGAAGCATGCCCAACCTGATCCGAGCTCCCAGCATGCCTAGTGTTCCCAGTATTCCATGCCTGGTGTCTCCCGTCAACCCACCCTCCCACGGCCCTTCCTCCTTGCCAACGATGTCCTCCCTCCGGAGCAGCCAGAGCTTTGACTCGTCCAATGGGCTCGCACGACTCCAGTCCTCCA TTCCCCCACCTGGCCAGCTCAGCCAGCGTGTCCAGAGCGTGGGCAATTTCCCCACTATTCCTCGACACCCACTAAAAGCCACAGCTTATGTAAGCCCCACAGTCCTGCAGGGTCCCACATCCACCTCCCTGTCCACCTCTGCCAGTCTACACTCCATCCCTAGCAGTGCTGCGCTGCCTCAGCCCCTCAAACCCAGCAGCAGCTTGGTACCGCAGCCGCTAAAAGCCAACACCAACCAGTCGGCTGTCCCCCGCAGCTCGCTTCCTCGTCCAGCCTCGTTTGTAGGACTCAGTGGAGCTTCACGGCCGAGCAAAATCACCCAACCCACACGCAG TTTGCTGACTCCCCCAAAGAGCCTCGCCTCCCTGAGCGCCCTGAGGGACGGCAGCTGGAAAGATGGCTGTTACTAA
- the scel gene encoding sciellin: MSRYPAQTRKTTSPSQAIDDSKKKTSLLKDNSWIRRNNDEEEEDVDRDPNFGKSVLSRYKSSETLVSPDADQTKPTKTTNNSVSVHALTKRFGGSQDELRSSTLPPRKTPPSYTRSTHSSLKSPLPDSPKTTTPSKTTVTEEPKTSTTTSTVTKNGKTTETTITTTQSVRSPVSKSPTKTETFTERVKSSSKGSVYPTFSPSRTSKVTETTVTNSKDAEDKLYDTLIPSPVKDDFSPKDSKKTISTTETVIVKSSDDDAEDKLYDTLIPQSIKDDFFDSKTPVSSTKTVTVKSSTDGDGIKTTTTKRTSSTAEDDLYDTLLPKGITSSLSSPDSTRITKRETVTVDSSRGGESPTLTSPSSPRRTPSYDYSSINSPNVYTTTSYRSSSRSDDNLSSPIYSKPSVKSTYSTPERTVLEKDLCTICRKPFTGEAKMVLDDMKINCHASCFKCEVCNSTLGHMKAGDSMWIYKHMVHCEHCFEVTRDKWRR, from the exons GTAAAACCACTAGCCCCAGCCAGGCAATTGACGACAGCAAGAAGAAGACATCTCTCCTGAAAGATAACAGCTGGATCAGAAGAAACAacgatgaggaggaggaagatgtcGA ccGAGACCCAAACTTTGGCAAATCTGTTCTCAGCCGGTACAAATCCAGTGAAACGCTTGTGag CCCAGACGCTGATCAAACAAAACCCACCAAAACTACAAACAATTCAGTATCTGTGCATGCTCTCACCAAGAG ATTCGGTGGAAGTCAAGATGAACTGAGGAGCAG CACCCTCCCTCCCAGGAAGACCCCACCCTCATACACCAGGAG CACACATTCATCCCTGAAGTCTCCACTCCCAGATTCTCCCAAAAC CACTACCCCATCCAAGACTACTGTCACAGAGGAACCTAAAACAAG CACCACAACCTCTACAGTCACCAAGAATGGCAAAACCACTGagaccaccatcaccaccacccagAGTGTTAG ATCACCTGTGTCTAAATCTCCCACCAAGACTGAGACATTCACTGAGCGGGTCAAGTCTTCCAGCAAAGG GTCAGTATACCCAACCTTCTCACCTAGCAGAACAAGCAAAGTGACTGAGACGACTGTTACCAACAGTAAAGA TGCGGAGGACAAACTTTATGACACTCTCATCCCCTCACCTGTCAAGGATGATTTCTCACCCAAAGACAG CAAAAAAACCATCTCCACAACTGAGACTGTGATTGTGAAAAGCAGTGATGATGA TGCTGAGGACAAACTCTATGATACACTCATCCCCCAGTCTATCAAAGATGATTTCTTCGACAG CAAAACACCTGTCTCCAGCACTAAGACTGTGACAGTGAAAAGCAGCACTGATGG agaTGGCATCAAAACTACAACCACAAAAAGGACTTCCTCTAC GGCTGAGGATGATCTGTATGATACCCTCCTGCCTAAAGGCATTACATCTAGTCTATCGTCTCCAGACAG TACAAGAATCACCAAGAGAGAGACTGTCACGGTGGACAGCAGCAGAGG CGGAGAAAGCCCTACTCTGACATCGCCATCCTCCCCCCGCAGAACCCCCAG tTATGACTACTCCAGTATCAACAGTCCCAATGTCTACACCACTACATCATACAGGAGCAGCAG CAGGTCAGATGACAATCTGTCAAGTCCAATCTACTCTAAACCCTCCGTGAAGAGTACGTACTCAACACCTGAGAG GACTGTGCTTGAGAAAGACCTGTGCACCATCTGCCGTAAGCCCTTCACTGGTGAAGCCAAGATGGTCCTCGATGACATGAAGATCAACTGCCACGCTTCCTGCTTTAAG tgTGAGGTGTGTAACAGCACTCTGGGTCATATGAAAGCTGGGGACAGTATGTGGATCTACAAACACATGGTGCACTGCGAACACTGCTTTGAGGTCaccagag acaAATGGCGACGCTGA